A window of the Ostrea edulis chromosome 1, xbOstEdul1.1, whole genome shotgun sequence genome harbors these coding sequences:
- the LOC125669539 gene encoding uncharacterized protein LOC125669539 isoform X1: MLCVLFVYSFITSKGVLHFLTSSIGKIKRHSGLLILIFTGLKMSSAYQSRDLNPSGRVPTLELGYPAVVLYTFIPSEKESTEILVSEGDIVQLLYSVGGWVFVRTYEGNVGYIPLDFCGELESSKEVGTVFKGDSTTVQRELNYKDHKDVTDSRFNTGYSEDNLISFEDTEIACTTWDDIRKNRLKHGDDHYDSDLKHTLANPRYSGTPICKNIPRIFHNSENESCTLAKSLSCDICNAFLSRLISGVHSLAITDKEKADLKSRKLLKLLQRATQEGLNLISNVRYLTGYEQKSSVEFKENGIRSGNDLDQEPVPVFGALCMQCEILSEFFKLSEKYSMTDLYATIRDLHIHALSDSDSDSGTHITSGSTKTDESKKWASKNGEKTKVHKDEKSRNAELFLASKSPNEIKRSVSFQLEDKSTIKLEIMRNKSFSGEINLAKSSDEKNVESQNRDSLHSGYSQKTVDSGIADVHDDLDSSFHFEPRSEPGEGTDENANVPGGKASVSPAIKLDSSKTTSSFDGSGVYGFQALLHPKMSLSPRVSSTKPNSQRTPRSEATVKRQDAFKQKATPSLGKPSPRDTHPAPIVETNTSIQPSVSKMSFSQRTLDKSKSFTDSEPSFSGLGSGSPLIKLDETVTACDSDSPKPSLPIMRGSGEDLMANNDKRKILARRFQSMKAPPDIRQSADFSRRDDKEIRKSLHDLSHVKRTSSVKPVPLRAQHSIPIQTPSKEATPGKTVLVKKFNKQMWRPPVGSPEGSDQRPFSPFGGTLPPSKINKKKVHEVFV; encoded by the exons ATGTTATGTGTACTGTTTGTGTATTCATTTATCACTTCTAAAGGTGTACTACATTTCTTAACATCAAGTATAGGTAAAATAAAACGTCATTCAGGACTATTGATCTTGATATTTACAGGTTTAAAAATGTCGTCTGCTTACCAATCACGTGATTTAAATCCGTCCGGCAGAGTGCCAACTCTAGAACTTGGCTACCCCGCTGTCGTGCTTTATACATTCATTCCTAGCGAGAAGGAATCCACGGAAATCCTGGTGTCGGAGGGGGACATCGTGCAGCTTCTCTACAGCGTCGGAGGGTGGGTGTTTGTACGGACCTATGAGGGGAATGTGGGGTACATACCTTTAGACTTTTGTGGAGAATTGGAGAGTTCCAAAGAGGTCGGTACAGTGTTCAAAGGAGACTCAACCACTGTACAGAGGGAGCTCAATTACAAGGACCATAAGGATGTGACTGACAGCCGTTTTAATACTGGATATAGTGAAGACAATTTGATATCTTTTGAAGATACTGAAATCGCATGCACTACATGGGATGATATAAGGAAAAATAGGTTGAAGCATGGTGATGACCATTACGATAGTGATTTAAAACATACGTTAGCTAATCCACGATACTCCGGTACACCGATCTGTAAAAATATACCGCGGATATTCCATAATTCTGAAAATGAATCATGCACTTTGGCAAAATCGTTGTCTTGTGACATATGTAATGCATTTTTGTCACGGTTGATCTCCGGAGTTCACAGTTTGGCCATAACTGATAAAGAAAAAGCGGATTTGAAATCACGAAAGCTACTTAAGCTATTGCAAAGAGCGACACAAGAAGGTCTGAATTTGATTTCCAATGTAAGATATTTAACCGGATACGAACAGAAGAGTTCTGTTGAATTTAAAGAGAATGGAATTAGATCTGGTAATGACCTGGACCAAGAGCCAGTGCCAGTGTTTGGCGCACTTTGCATGCAATGTGAAATTTTAAgcgaattttttaaattgtcgGAAAAATACTCCATGACGGATCTTTACGCTACGATACGGGATCTGCACATCCACGCTCTCAGTGATTCAGATTCCGACTCAGGAACTCATATTACATCGGGTTCAACCAAAACTGATGAATCAAAAAAATGGGCATCAAAAAACGGAGAAAAGACTAAAGTGCACAAAGACGAAAAATCGCGAAATGCTGAGCTTTTCTTAGCTTCTAAATCTCCCAATGAAATAAAGAGGAGTGTTTCATTTCAGCTGGAGGACAAGTCTACGATAAAGTTAGAAATCATGAGAAACAAATCATTCTCCGGCGAAATCAACTTGGCAAAATCAAGTGATGAGAAAAACGTTGAAAGTCAGAATAGAGACTCCCTGCATTCGGGGTATTCCCAGAAAACGGTTGATTCGGGTATCGCAGATGTGCACGATGACCTCGACTCAAGTTTTCATTTTGAACCAAGGTCAGAGCCAGGGGAAGGAACGGACGAAAATGCAAATGTGCCCGGCGGGAAAGCTAGTGTATCTCCAGCCATTAAGTTGGATTCTAGTAAGACTACCAGTTCGTTTGACGGATCAGGTGTGTATGGCTTTCAGGCGTTACTTCACCCCAAAATGTCCTTGTCACCCCGAGTGTCATCTACCAAACCAAACTCTCAACGAACGCCTAGGAGTGAGGCAACAGTCAAGAGACAAGATGCATTTAAGCAGAAGGCGACGCCTTCGCTTGGAAAACCATCACCGAGGGATACCCATCCAGCGCCTATAGTCGAAACAAATACTTCCATTCAACCGTCTGTGTCAAAAATGTCGTTTTCACAACGAACGTTAGACAAATCTAAATCCTTTACTGATTCGGAACCTTCTTTTTCGGGTTTGGGCTCGGGATCGCCTCTCATAAAACTGGACGAAACTGTAACAGCGTGCGATAGTGACTCCCCTAAGCCGTCCTTGCCTATTATGCGTGGATCTGGAGAAGATTTGATGGCAAACAATGACAAAAGGAAAATTTTAGCTAGACGATTCCAATCTATGAAGGCACCACCTGATATCAGGCAGTCAGCAG ATTTCTCTCGAAGAGACGACAAAGAAATACGAAAATCACTACATGATCTCTCTCACGTCAAAAGAACTTCCAGTGTGAAACCAGTGCCTCTGCGCGCGCAGCATTCGATACCAATTCAAACTCCGTCGAAAGAGGCCACCCCTGGGAAGACAGTGCTAGTTAAAAAGTTCAACAAACAAATGTGGCGTCCCCCT
- the LOC125669539 gene encoding uncharacterized protein LOC125669539 isoform X2 has protein sequence MSSAYQSRDLNPSGRVPTLELGYPAVVLYTFIPSEKESTEILVSEGDIVQLLYSVGGWVFVRTYEGNVGYIPLDFCGELESSKEVGTVFKGDSTTVQRELNYKDHKDVTDSRFNTGYSEDNLISFEDTEIACTTWDDIRKNRLKHGDDHYDSDLKHTLANPRYSGTPICKNIPRIFHNSENESCTLAKSLSCDICNAFLSRLISGVHSLAITDKEKADLKSRKLLKLLQRATQEGLNLISNVRYLTGYEQKSSVEFKENGIRSGNDLDQEPVPVFGALCMQCEILSEFFKLSEKYSMTDLYATIRDLHIHALSDSDSDSGTHITSGSTKTDESKKWASKNGEKTKVHKDEKSRNAELFLASKSPNEIKRSVSFQLEDKSTIKLEIMRNKSFSGEINLAKSSDEKNVESQNRDSLHSGYSQKTVDSGIADVHDDLDSSFHFEPRSEPGEGTDENANVPGGKASVSPAIKLDSSKTTSSFDGSGVYGFQALLHPKMSLSPRVSSTKPNSQRTPRSEATVKRQDAFKQKATPSLGKPSPRDTHPAPIVETNTSIQPSVSKMSFSQRTLDKSKSFTDSEPSFSGLGSGSPLIKLDETVTACDSDSPKPSLPIMRGSGEDLMANNDKRKILARRFQSMKAPPDIRQSADFSRRDDKEIRKSLHDLSHVKRTSSVKPVPLRAQHSIPIQTPSKEATPGKTVLVKKFNKQMWRPPVGSPEGSDQRPFSPFGGTLPPSKINKKKVHEVFV, from the exons ATGTCGTCTGCTTACCAATCACGTGATTTAAATCCGTCCGGCAGAGTGCCAACTCTAGAACTTGGCTACCCCGCTGTCGTGCTTTATACATTCATTCCTAGCGAGAAGGAATCCACGGAAATCCTGGTGTCGGAGGGGGACATCGTGCAGCTTCTCTACAGCGTCGGAGGGTGGGTGTTTGTACGGACCTATGAGGGGAATGTGGGGTACATACCTTTAGACTTTTGTGGAGAATTGGAGAGTTCCAAAGAGGTCGGTACAGTGTTCAAAGGAGACTCAACCACTGTACAGAGGGAGCTCAATTACAAGGACCATAAGGATGTGACTGACAGCCGTTTTAATACTGGATATAGTGAAGACAATTTGATATCTTTTGAAGATACTGAAATCGCATGCACTACATGGGATGATATAAGGAAAAATAGGTTGAAGCATGGTGATGACCATTACGATAGTGATTTAAAACATACGTTAGCTAATCCACGATACTCCGGTACACCGATCTGTAAAAATATACCGCGGATATTCCATAATTCTGAAAATGAATCATGCACTTTGGCAAAATCGTTGTCTTGTGACATATGTAATGCATTTTTGTCACGGTTGATCTCCGGAGTTCACAGTTTGGCCATAACTGATAAAGAAAAAGCGGATTTGAAATCACGAAAGCTACTTAAGCTATTGCAAAGAGCGACACAAGAAGGTCTGAATTTGATTTCCAATGTAAGATATTTAACCGGATACGAACAGAAGAGTTCTGTTGAATTTAAAGAGAATGGAATTAGATCTGGTAATGACCTGGACCAAGAGCCAGTGCCAGTGTTTGGCGCACTTTGCATGCAATGTGAAATTTTAAgcgaattttttaaattgtcgGAAAAATACTCCATGACGGATCTTTACGCTACGATACGGGATCTGCACATCCACGCTCTCAGTGATTCAGATTCCGACTCAGGAACTCATATTACATCGGGTTCAACCAAAACTGATGAATCAAAAAAATGGGCATCAAAAAACGGAGAAAAGACTAAAGTGCACAAAGACGAAAAATCGCGAAATGCTGAGCTTTTCTTAGCTTCTAAATCTCCCAATGAAATAAAGAGGAGTGTTTCATTTCAGCTGGAGGACAAGTCTACGATAAAGTTAGAAATCATGAGAAACAAATCATTCTCCGGCGAAATCAACTTGGCAAAATCAAGTGATGAGAAAAACGTTGAAAGTCAGAATAGAGACTCCCTGCATTCGGGGTATTCCCAGAAAACGGTTGATTCGGGTATCGCAGATGTGCACGATGACCTCGACTCAAGTTTTCATTTTGAACCAAGGTCAGAGCCAGGGGAAGGAACGGACGAAAATGCAAATGTGCCCGGCGGGAAAGCTAGTGTATCTCCAGCCATTAAGTTGGATTCTAGTAAGACTACCAGTTCGTTTGACGGATCAGGTGTGTATGGCTTTCAGGCGTTACTTCACCCCAAAATGTCCTTGTCACCCCGAGTGTCATCTACCAAACCAAACTCTCAACGAACGCCTAGGAGTGAGGCAACAGTCAAGAGACAAGATGCATTTAAGCAGAAGGCGACGCCTTCGCTTGGAAAACCATCACCGAGGGATACCCATCCAGCGCCTATAGTCGAAACAAATACTTCCATTCAACCGTCTGTGTCAAAAATGTCGTTTTCACAACGAACGTTAGACAAATCTAAATCCTTTACTGATTCGGAACCTTCTTTTTCGGGTTTGGGCTCGGGATCGCCTCTCATAAAACTGGACGAAACTGTAACAGCGTGCGATAGTGACTCCCCTAAGCCGTCCTTGCCTATTATGCGTGGATCTGGAGAAGATTTGATGGCAAACAATGACAAAAGGAAAATTTTAGCTAGACGATTCCAATCTATGAAGGCACCACCTGATATCAGGCAGTCAGCAG ATTTCTCTCGAAGAGACGACAAAGAAATACGAAAATCACTACATGATCTCTCTCACGTCAAAAGAACTTCCAGTGTGAAACCAGTGCCTCTGCGCGCGCAGCATTCGATACCAATTCAAACTCCGTCGAAAGAGGCCACCCCTGGGAAGACAGTGCTAGTTAAAAAGTTCAACAAACAAATGTGGCGTCCCCCT